One Streptosporangium becharense genomic window, AGTACGCAGGACGCGGCCGGTCTGCTTGCGGACGGTTCCCGCCGGTCCGCGTCCGGGGAGGTTCCCGCCGGTCAGGCCGAAGGGCTCAGCGACTGCTCCAGTTGATCTCATACGGCTGGAGGGTGACCTTCTCGCCGTCCACGGTCGCGGTGACGGGCTTGTCGGCGGTGTTGACCATCAACAGCTCGCGCGGCTGGGCCAGCACGCGGACCCGGGGGTCGGAGGAGGCGACGGTCTCCAGCTCGGCCCCGGCAGGGAACCGGCGGGTGAACTCGGTGACGAGCCGGCCGGTCGGGAGCGTCGCGCCGGTCTGCGGGTTCCACATGCAGCCCGGGCAGGCCCCCTCCTTGGTCTGCGGGTTCCAGTACAGGGCGGTGGCGGCGCCGCTGCGGGCGAACTCCATCATCGAGACGGCCTGCACCGCCAGGCGCTTGGGCTCGGGCCACGTGGTCTTGCCGTCCTCGGGTACGAAGTACCACTCCGCCCACCAGATCGGCAGGTCACCGGTCCGCTCGCGCAGCCAGGAGGTGACCGCGCTGAACTTGCCCAGCGCCCCGAACTCGTCGGGCAGCAGTTCGTGGGTCTCGGTGGGGGAGGCGCCGTCCACGACGACGAAGTCGGCGCCCTTCTTGTTCGCGAACCAGTATTCGAAGGCGTCCAGCGCGTTCTGGTTGACGACGCCCCACGGGCCGCGCAGCGGGGACTCCCCCTGGCTGTCGCTGTCGAAGCCCAGATACGGGCCGCCGATCTGGGCGTCCGGGCGGACCGCCTTCACCGCGGTGTACACCTTGTTGTACAGGTCGGTGTAGCCCTTGATGTCCGCCGGCTTGGAGTGGTCCTTCCAGAAGCCCTTGAGCTCGTTCCAGACCATGAAGTACTTGACGTCGCGGTAGCGGGTGGCGACGGCGGCGGACAGCTTGGCGAAGTCGTCGAAGTGCTGCGGATACGGGGCGTCCTCCAGGTGGTCCCTCCAGGCCGTCTCCTCGGTCGGGCCTTCGGGGCCGCCCTTCATCCAGTCGGGGGCACAGCACAGCGTGATGACCGGGATGGAGCCCGACTCCTTCATGAGGTTCAGGCGGCTGTCGAGGTCCTCCCAGTAGAACTCGTTCCGGCGGGGCTGGGGGTTGAGCGCGCCGAAGCCCATGATGTGCTGGTTCTGCACCATCGGGGTACGGGCGAGGGTTCCGGCGACGACCTGCTCGAACTGCTCGGTGACGTTGTTCGCGCTGACGGCGGTGTGGGTGAAACCCCAGCGTGGCCAGGCGGCGTCGACCGGGGGCGGCTTGCCGATCTCGGTCTCCGCGGCGGCCGACGGGGAGGCGGTGGACGACCCCGCGGTGGACGGCCCCGTGCCGGCCCGCGTGCGACCTGTGGTGTTGTCCGTGGAGCAGCTCGCCACGGCGAGCGCCAGCGCGGTGATCGCCGCGGCCGAGGCCAGCCTCCACCCGGAACGCCCCCGCTCTGCTGACGCAGAGATATCCGATGACACCTAATCCTCACCTAATTCTTAGTATTTGCCGGGGTTGTAGCCTTCCGTGAGGGATGTAAGGCCGCTGTAACGTGGCCCCTGACTTATCCGGATTTACAGCCAATCGTTATCTCGGCCGCCGACGCGCGGTCCGTCGGCGTTCTCCGCCCCGTCCGGCGGCCCGTCCGTGTCCTCCGTCCCACCTGCTTTCCCGCGGCAGGGAGAGCGAGGTCACGCGGTGACCTGGTCCAGCAGTTCGAGCAGGTGACGGTAGGGCTTTCCGGTGGCGCGCGTCAGGCCGATCTCACACGTGCGGTTGACCGAGGCGTGGGCGGTGAAGTCGCCGCGGGCCACCGACGCCGCCTCGGCCCGGGTGGCCGAGGCGGTCAACTCCGGATGCAGCAGGCCGCGGTCGCCGGCGAAGGCGCAGCACTGCCAGCCGTCGGGCACCACGACCTCCTCGGCGACCGCTTCGGCGACGCGGGTGATGGCGGCGTCGAGCCCGAGACGGGTCGACGAGCAGGTCGGGTGCAGAGCCAGCGACGGGAGACGGCGGGCCTCGGGCAGACGCGGGAGGACGTGCTCGGCCACGAAGCCCACCGCGTCGAGCACCCGCAGGGCGGGGGAGGTCGCGGCGGCGAGCCGTTCGAATCCCTCGGTGCAGGAGGCGGCGTCGCTGACGACGGGGACGCGGCCGCCGTCGGTGGCCGTCATGAGCGCCTCACGCACCCGGCGGCGCATCACGTCGTAGCCGTCGGTGAGCCCTTTCGACGACCACGGTGTTCCGCAGCACAGGTTCGCGATCCCGTCCGGCACGTGCAGTCTCAGGCCCGCCCGTTCGGTGAGGCGCCGCAGCGAGGCCATGACGCCGGGGCCGCCGTCCGCGGGAGCGAACAGGGTGTTCAGGCAGGACGGGACGTACACGGCGTCCGCCGCCGGGTCGGGGGCGGCGCGGCGGGGCGTCCCCCCGCGCGGCAGGTCGCGGCTCCACGCCGGGACGGTGTCGGCGTCTCCCGCCGCGCGGGCGGCCCGGCTCGCCCGCTCGACGAGTCCGGGCGGCGCCGCCGCGGCCGTGTCGAGCGCCAGGTCCACGGTCCGGGTCACCGCTCCCCAGCGGCCGGCGGCGGCCTTCCAGCCCGCCCGCGCCAGGCGTCCGTGGCGTTCGGCGCGCAGGCGTTTCGTGAGTTCGCCCGTGTTGATCAGCACGGGGCAGGCGGTGGCGCACATGCCGTCCACGGCGCAGGTGTCGACGGCGTCGTAGCGGTACTCCTCCTCCAGCCGCCGGGCGAGAGCCAGGTCGCCCGCGGAACGGGCCGCGGCGAGCTCGCGGCGCAGCACGATGCGCTGGCGCGGGGTCGTGGTGAGATCCCGGCTCGGGCACACCGGTTCGCAGTAACCGCACTCCACGCAGCGGTCGACCTCGGGCTCGACGGTGACGACCGCCTTGAGGTCGCGCAGGTGCGCGCGGGGGTCGTCGGTGAGGACGACACCGGGGTTCAGCGTGCCGCCGGGGTCGCACAACCGTTTGACCTCCAGCATCACCTCGTACAGCTCGTCGCCGTACTGGCGGCGCACGAAGGGGGCCATGACCCGGCCGGTGCCGTGCTCGGCCTTGAGCGTGCCGCCCCGGTCGAGCACGGCGGCGACCATGTCCTCGGTGAAGTCGGCGTAGCGCCGCAGGTCCGCCCCGGGGCCGAAGCCCTCGTTGAGCATGAAGTGCAGGTTGCCGTCCTTGGCGTGGCCGAAGATGACGCTGCGCTCGTAGCGGTGCCTGGCGAACAGGTCGTCCAGGTCGTCGCAGAGGTCGGCCAGGGCGGGCACGGGGACGGCGACGTCCTCCAGCAGGGCGGTCGTGCCACTGGGCCGGGCTCCGGCGACGGAGGCGTACAGGCCCTTGCGGATGTGCCACAGCGCGGCGCGGACGCCGGCGTCCCCGCTCAGCCGTGCCGGAGCGGCGAGGGGGAGCGCGGCGAACAGCCGCTCGGCCTCCCGCTCCCGCTCGGCGAGCGGCTCGGGATCGCTTTCCTGCCACTCCACCAGGAGCGCGGCGTGGGAGCGCACCTCCAGCGTGCGCAGGACTCCGTCGGCGCGCGGGTCGTCCCGGGCCACCCGCAGGGACTCGGCGTCGAGCAGTTCGACGGCGGCGGGGTGGGCCGTGACGAGCGCCGGCATCGCCGCCATCGCCTCGCGCAGCGTGGGGAAGACGAGCAGGCCGGTCGCGGCCGCGCGGTACGCCGGCACCGTCCGCAGGACCGCCTCCGCGACGAACGCCAGGGTCCCCTCGCTGCCGACGACGAGGTGGGCGAGGATCTGCGCGGGCGAGTCGTGGTCGAGGAAGCTGTTGAGCCCGTACCCCATGGTGTTCTTCAGGGAGAACTGGGCGGTGATGCGGCGTACCGAGTCCGCGTTTCCCCGGATCCGGTCGCGCAGCCGTTCCAGCCCCTCCGCCAGTCCGGGTTCCAGAGCGCGCAGCCGTGCGTCGGCGTCGGGGGCGGCGGTGTCGACGACGGTGCCGCCGGGCAGCACGAGGACCATCGACTCCAGCGTCCGGTAGGTGTTGGCGTGGGTGCCGCAGGTCATCCCGCTGGAGTTGTTGGCGACGACCCCGCCGATCGTGCACGCCGACTCGCTGGCCGGGTCGGGTCCCAGCTTGCGGCCGTACGCGGCGAGCCGGGCGTTGACCTGCCGCAGCACGGCTCCCGGCTGCACCCGGACCCGGGCGCCGCCGTCGAGCACCTCGATGCCGCGGAAGTGCCGCCGGGTGTCGACGAGCAGGTGCTCGCTGACGCCCTGCCCGCTCAGGCTGGTGCCGCCGGAACGGAAGGTCAGCGGCAGGCCGTGCGCGGCACCGGCCCGCATCAGCGCCGCGACCTGCTCGGCGCTCTCGGGTACCAGCACCGCCTGCGGGGTCAGCAGGTAGTGCGAGGCGTCGTGGGCCATGCCGAGCCGGTCGCTCACCCTGGTGCGGGCGATCCCCGGCACGGCGGCCTCCACCGCGGCCAGGACGGCGGGGGCCGGCGCGCTCAGCCGCCGCGGGTTCTCGGAGTGGGTGACGCTCATGTCCTCTTCGTTCCTCTGAAGGTGGTTCCGGTGACCCACGGGGA contains:
- a CDS encoding xylan 1,4-beta-xylosidase, whose protein sequence is MSSDISASAERGRSGWRLASAAAITALALAVASCSTDNTTGRTRAGTGPSTAGSSTASPSAAAETEIGKPPPVDAAWPRWGFTHTAVSANNVTEQFEQVVAGTLARTPMVQNQHIMGFGALNPQPRRNEFYWEDLDSRLNLMKESGSIPVITLCCAPDWMKGGPEGPTEETAWRDHLEDAPYPQHFDDFAKLSAAVATRYRDVKYFMVWNELKGFWKDHSKPADIKGYTDLYNKVYTAVKAVRPDAQIGGPYLGFDSDSQGESPLRGPWGVVNQNALDAFEYWFANKKGADFVVVDGASPTETHELLPDEFGALGKFSAVTSWLRERTGDLPIWWAEWYFVPEDGKTTWPEPKRLAVQAVSMMEFARSGAATALYWNPQTKEGACPGCMWNPQTGATLPTGRLVTEFTRRFPAGAELETVASSDPRVRVLAQPRELLMVNTADKPVTATVDGEKVTLQPYEINWSSR
- a CDS encoding FAD-binding and (Fe-S)-binding domain-containing protein, with the translated sequence MSVTHSENPRRLSAPAPAVLAAVEAAVPGIARTRVSDRLGMAHDASHYLLTPQAVLVPESAEQVAALMRAGAAHGLPLTFRSGGTSLSGQGVSEHLLVDTRRHFRGIEVLDGGARVRVQPGAVLRQVNARLAAYGRKLGPDPASESACTIGGVVANNSSGMTCGTHANTYRTLESMVLVLPGGTVVDTAAPDADARLRALEPGLAEGLERLRDRIRGNADSVRRITAQFSLKNTMGYGLNSFLDHDSPAQILAHLVVGSEGTLAFVAEAVLRTVPAYRAAATGLLVFPTLREAMAAMPALVTAHPAAVELLDAESLRVARDDPRADGVLRTLEVRSHAALLVEWQESDPEPLAEREREAERLFAALPLAAPARLSGDAGVRAALWHIRKGLYASVAGARPSGTTALLEDVAVPVPALADLCDDLDDLFARHRYERSVIFGHAKDGNLHFMLNEGFGPGADLRRYADFTEDMVAAVLDRGGTLKAEHGTGRVMAPFVRRQYGDELYEVMLEVKRLCDPGGTLNPGVVLTDDPRAHLRDLKAVVTVEPEVDRCVECGYCEPVCPSRDLTTTPRQRIVLRRELAAARSAGDLALARRLEEEYRYDAVDTCAVDGMCATACPVLINTGELTKRLRAERHGRLARAGWKAAAGRWGAVTRTVDLALDTAAAAPPGLVERASRAARAAGDADTVPAWSRDLPRGGTPRRAAPDPAADAVYVPSCLNTLFAPADGGPGVMASLRRLTERAGLRLHVPDGIANLCCGTPWSSKGLTDGYDVMRRRVREALMTATDGGRVPVVSDAASCTEGFERLAAATSPALRVLDAVGFVAEHVLPRLPEARRLPSLALHPTCSSTRLGLDAAITRVAEAVAEEVVVPDGWQCCAFAGDRGLLHPELTASATRAEAASVARGDFTAHASVNRTCEIGLTRATGKPYRHLLELLDQVTA